The sequence CGCCGAAGTGGCGCGATCATCCTGGGCAAGGCGAATCTGACGGAGTGGGCCGCCTACCGCTCCGAGATCCCGCACAACGGGTGGAGCCCGGTCGGTGGCCAGACCAGGAATCCCTACGTCCTGGATCGGTCGCCCTTCGGGTCCTCCAGCGGTTCCGCGGTCGCGGCGGCCGCCGGTCTGGCCCCGGTGACCATCGGCACCGAGACCTTCGGCTCCATCGTCTCGCCCTCCGGGATGAACGGCGTCGTGGGCTTCAAGCCGTCCCTGGGGCGGGTCAGCGGGGCCGGCATCGTGCCGATCTCGCCGTACCAGGACACGGCCGGGCCGATCACCCGGAACGTGGCCGACGCGGGCGCGGTGTTCGAGGTGATCGCCACGTCCCGCCGCGCAATCCGTCTGGAACCGGGCCTTCTGGCCGGGACCAGGATCGGTCTGTGGAGCGGGGTCAGGAAGAGTGCGAGCCATCAGGATGAGAATCGTGTTCTCGCCGAAGCCACGGCGAAGCTGCACGAACTGGGCGCGACCATCGTCGAGGTGGACCTGTCCGTGTTCGACACGTCCGAGGTGCTCTCCTACGAGTTCAAGGTGAGCATCAACGACTACCTGAGCTCGATCGGCGGCGACGGCCCGCACGATCTCGACGAGCTGATCGCATTCCGGAGTCATCCTGCCGAGCGGACGTCCGATCTGGGGCTGGCCAAGTTCGAACGGGCCCAGGATTCGGACATGGCCCGCCGGCCGAGTGACTACCTGGAAGAACGCGTTCAGATCACCGAGGAGGCGCGCGACAGCCTTGACCGCGTCTTCGTGCGTCACCGCCTGGACGCGATCATGAGCCCGACCAACGGCCGGGCGCCGGAGATCTCCGAGCGCGACTTCGCCTGGCTGCACTCCTGCGGCCCGGCGGCGGTCGGCGGATATCCGAGCATCACCGTCCCGGCCGGCTACGCCGACTCCCAGCTCCCGCTGGGGGTCTCGTTCACAGGCCGCAGGAACCGCGACGAGGAACTCCTGGGTCTCGCCTACTCCTTCGAGCAGGCGACCTTGGCGCGCAAGCGGCCCCTGTACCTGCCCACGCTTCCGGTGTGACGCCCGGCACGTGTGACAGGTGACCTCCGACCGGCCCCAGCCACCCGCTGGGGCCGGTCCCTTCACGCTCCCCTCCGTCAACTCTGGACAGTGGACGGGCGTTGCCGGGACGATTCATGGCCGTGAACCAGAGTGTGCGCCTACGACCGGCCGAACCGGATGACTACGACCGCATCGTCGGTGTGGTGGATGACTGGTGGGGGCGGCCGATCAGGTCGATCCTGCCGCGCCTGTTCCTGGATCACTTCCACCGCACGAGCCTGGTCGCCGAAGACGGCGTCGGCCTGGCGGGGTTCCTCATCGGACTGTTGTCGCCTTCGATGCCCGACACCGCCTACATCCACTTCGTCGGCGTTGCACCCCGTCTTCGTGGCAACGGCCTGGCCCGTCGCCTCTACCACCAGTTCTTCGACCTGGCCGCGACCGAGCGTCGGACAAAGGTGAAGGCGATCACCTCTCCACAGAACCTCGGTTCCGTCGCCTTTCACGCCGCGATGGGTTTCACCGTCACCGGACCCGTCGCCGACTACGACGGCCCTGCGATCGACCGCGTCGTCTTTCAGCTCCGGCTCTCCCCAGGACGGGAAGTCGGTCGGTGAGGTGGGCGTAGGGTCCCGTGGTGTCGGATGGGGCGGGCATCATGGCGGGCATGACGTTTCAAGCCAGCGGCAGCTTCGACATCGAGGCGTGGGACGCCGACAAGCCCTATGACGAGCAGGGCGGCAACCGGCTGACCCGGGTCCACGTGGGCAAGACCTTCCACGGCGACCTCGTGGGGACGAGCTCCACCGAGCTGATCACGGTGGAGTCGCCGGCGGGGCCGGTCGCCTATGTGGGGATCGAGCACGTCCAGGGGATCCTGCACGGCCGTGAGGGGACGTTCGTCCTGCAGCACAGCGCGGGCAGCGAGGACGGGACGGCCGACACCCAGTGGCTGCGGTGGCTGATCGTCCCCACCTCGGGGACGGGGGAGCTCGCCGGGATCCGCGGCGTCGGCCAGATCTCCGTCACCGAGGACGGCGCGCACACCTGGGCGCTGGAGTACACGCTGGACTGAGCGCCGACCAGCGGCCGGTAATGTTCGGGTCATGCCCCCGGTCACCGGCGACGCCACGCGTGAGCGCATCATCGACGCGGCCGAAGTGTGCTTCGGCCGTTTCGGCGTGGCCAAGACCACGGTCGAGGACATCGCCGCCGCCGCGAAGCTGTCGCGGGCGACCGTGTACCGCAGCGTCACCGGCGGACGGGACGAGCTGATCCTCGCCGTGGTGGTGCGCGACCTGCGGCGGTTCCTTGACCGGCTCGCCGAGCGGCTGCGCCGGGAGCGGTCGGTCTCGGAGGCGATCGTCGAGGGGACGCTGGACGCGGTGAACTACGTCCGCGAGGAGCCGGCGATCGCGCACTTCCTCGTCCCTGAGGCGGCGGGGCACATGCAGGCGGCGGTGGCGGGGGCGGCCGAGCCCGTGCTCGCGCTGTGCTGCGAGTACGTGCGGCCCTATTTCGATCAGGCGCAGCGGCAGCGGACGCTGCGCGCCGACATCGAGGTGGAGGGGACGGTCGAGTTCCTCTTCCGCATCATCACCTCGCTGATCGTGATGGACCGGGACCGGGACGCCGACGGGCTGCGCCGCTTCCTGCGCACCTACGTCGTCCCGGTCATCGCGGCGCCGGCGTCCGGGCGGACGGTCTCCGCATGAGGACCTGGGACGGGACGCCGCGGAGACGGCGCGGCGAGAGGGGCCTGGAACGATGAATGGCACTGCGGGCGAGAAGCGGGGAGGCGCGGCCGTCCGGCCGAGCCCGGTGTTCCTCGCGGTCGTGGGGGCGACCGTCCTGTGCGGCCTGATCGCCTGGCGGTACGGGACGATCCTGGACAAGCCAGGCCGGATCGCCCTGTTCGGGTTCGTGATCTCGGCGTGGGTCCTGTCGCTGTCCCTGCACGAGTTCGGGCACGCTTACATGGCCTACCGGTCGGGCGACCGCAGCGTCGCCGCCAAGGGCTACCTGACGCTCAACCCGCTGAAGTACTCCGACATCACGCTGAGCTTCCTCATCCCCGTCGTGTTCATCGTGCTCGGCGGCATCGGCCTGCCGGGCGGCGCGGTGTGGATCGACCGGCACGTGATCCAGGGCCGGCTGCGCCACAGCCTGATCTCGGCGGCGGGCCCGCTGTCGAACGCGCTGTTCGCCATCATGCTCGCGGTGATCTTCAAGAACTTCGCCGACGCCGACCACGCGCTGTTCTGGTCGGGCCTGGCGTTCCTGGCGTTCCTGCAGGTGACCGCCACGATCCTGAACCTGCTGCCGATCCCCGGGCTGGACGGCTTCGGGATCGTCGAGCCGTACCTGCCGCGGCGCCTGGCCGACCAGGCGAACGCCTACGGCGGCTACGCGTTCCTCATCCTGATCGCGCTGCTGTGGCTGGGCCCGATCAACGAGGGCTTCTTCAACGTCATCTACTACCTCACCGACGCGATCGGCCTCGGCGAGTTCCCGTTCCGGGTCAACGGCTCGATCGACCACTTCCCGATCGAGCTCGGGCACTACCTGTTCCAGTGGTGGAAGAACTAGCCCGTCAGGTGGCGGACGATGCGGCGCAGCTGCTCGGCGTAGTGCTCCTGGAACTCGGGTGACTCCGGGTCCATCCCGAAGACGTGGCGTACGGCGAGCGGCTTGGTGACCGGCGCCGAGACCAGCGCCATCACGGCGAACATGATCGCGGCCGGGTCCAGGTCGCCGGGCAGTTCCCCGGCGGCCTGGCGGCGTTCGATGTCGGACAGGTCCTCCCGGGGGCCGGGCGGGATGTCGTCCAGGTCCTCGGTGAGGCCGCGCCAGGCGTTCAGCCTCGTGCCGCGCGGGTCGTCCAGGACGTGTCGCAGGTACCGGCCGACGATCTCGTCGAACGGGACGTCCGGGTCGTTGAACTCGGCCTCCCGCTTCAGCCAGCGGCGGTGGAGCTCGCAGTACAGCCCCTCCTTGCCGCCGAAGTAGTAGTTGATCAGCTGCTTGTTGACGCCGGCGCGGTCGGCGATGTCCTGGACGCGGGCTCCCGCGTAGCCCTTGGCGGAGAACTCCTCCAGCGCGGCGTCCAGCAGGAGGCGCCGCGACCGCTCGGCGTCCAGCGTGCGCTCGTCCGGGGCGGGAGCACGCCTCGCCTGTTTCGTCGCCGGCCGCTTCGTCGGTTCCGTCACGTTCCCCATGGTAGCCGGGCTTCTGAGAAGTTCAACCATCCTGCTGTTTGACAAGTTCATCCAACTGGTTGAAGCTGGCCCCATGATTCTCGTAACCGGAGCGACCGGCAATGTCGGACGCCATCTCGTCGGCGAGCTGCTCACCGCGGGCGCCGCCGTCCGCGCGCTGTCCCGGGACCCCGCCACCGCGAACCTGCCCAGCGAGGCGCAGGTCGCCCGTACCGACGAGATGCCGCTGGACGGCGTCACGTCGCTCTTCCTCAACCCGGCCGTGTTCTGGCACGGCCTCGACGACCTGCTCGCCCGCGCGGTCGACCGCGGCGTCCGGCGCGTCGTCATGCTCTCGTCCGCCGCGGCGCTGGACGACGACCCGTCCAACGACCTGGCCGTCCACCACCTCGCCATCGAGCGGGCGATCGAGGCGACCGGGATGGAGTGGACGTTCACGCGTCCCGGCGAGTTCGCCTCCAACGCGCTGGGGTGGCGCGAGGCGATCCGCGCGGGCGCGCCCGTCCGCGAGCCGTACGCGACCGCGCGCAGCACGCCGATCCACGAGCGCGACATCGCGGCCGTCGCGGCGAAGGCCCTGCTCACCGATGCCCTGGTCGGCGCCAAGCCGGTGCTGACCGGCCCCGAGCAGCTCACCCATCCGGAGATGGTCGGGCTCATCGGGGAGGCGGCCGGCCGGCCGGCGCGGTTCGAGGAGGTCGCTCCCGAGCAGGCGCGGGAGGAGATGCTCGGCCGCCCCTACATGCGCGAGGGCCTGGTGGACGTCCTGCTCCGCCTGCGCGCCCGCGCCGTCGACCATCCGGCCGCGCCGTCCGGAGAGGTCGAGCGGATCACCGGCCGCCCGGGCCGGACGTTCAAGGAGTGGGCCGCCGACCACGCCGACGACTTCCGCTGACCGCGTTCACGACCTTCACCGAACGCGCGCACGCCCCTGCTCCGACCGCCCCGCCGGGCCGCGAGCCGCAATGCTCGCGGCCCTGCCGCTCACCGGCCCGGTTCGTCCCACCGCGCTACCCGCGCTCGGCGGCCCGCTCGCGCTCGCCGAGGGACTCGATCTCCCGCGAGGCCCAGTCGAACCAGTCGCGGCGCATCGCGGCGAACCGCTTGCCGTACTCGATGACCAGCCGTCCGTAGACGGACAGGTCGTCCTCGCCCCAGTCGACGTTCTTCTCCAGGGCGGTCAGCTCGTCGAGGTACTCCCCGAGCCCGGCCACGTGCCCGCGCATGTAGCGCCGGGCCTCCGCCGGCTCGACCAGGCCGAGGAAGAAGACGCGCAGCAGCGACTCGTCCTTGCGGCTCCCCTTCGAGGGGACGTCCACCAGCCAGTGGCGCAGCTCTGCGCGGCCGGACTCGGTGATCCGGTACGCCTTGCGACCGCGGGGTCCCTCCTCGGCGACCTCGATCAGCCCGGTCTCGGCGAGTTTGCCCAGCTCGCCGTAGAGCTGGCTCTGCCGGGCAGGCCAGACGTTCCCCAGCGAGATCTCGAACATCTTCAGCAGGTCGTAGCCGCTGGCGCCGTCCATCTCGGCGATGAGCCCGAGCACCGCATGTCGCAAACTCATGCCCCGCACTCTAACCCTTCATAGTTGACATGTCGAAACTGGAATGTTTATCTTTGACATGTCAAAGTTGGAACGTGAAGCCAGGAGTCCCCGGCCATGCCGAAGTACTACGCCCGAACCTTCCTCCCCTGGATCCTGCTCGCGGTCGTCAGCGGCTTCGACGACCGGGCCGGCGCCGTCTCCGGGCTCGTCGCCGCGCTGGCCCTGCTCGGCCAGGACCTGCGCCGGGGCCGCCGCGCCGACTCGCTGGTCCTGGAGATCTCCACCTCGGTGTTCATGGCCGTCCTCACCGCGCTCGCCTTCACCGTCCCCGGGTCGCCGGCGCTGGACTACGGCGCCTCGCTCGCGATCGGGTGGCTGGGGCTCACCGCCTGGGCGACGCTGCTGCTCGGACGCCCCTTCACGGCGGGCATCGCGCGCCGCCAGGTCACCGCGGAGATCGCCGCGACGGACGTGTTCCGGAGCATCAACCGCGTGCTCACCACCGTGTGGGCGGCGAGCTTCACCGTGCTGGCGGCCGCCCTCGGCTGCGTCCAGCACTGGTCACCGGACGACACTGCGCTGCTGGTCGCCGTCAAGATCGCCGGTTTCCTGGTCCCGGCCGTCGTCACCGCCCGGTACCCCGAGGCCGCGCGCAGGCGCCACCTCGCGCGGCTCGGGCTACCGTTGACGGAGGCGCCCGCCACGTCGCAGCCCGAGCCGTCCCCCCGCTGACCCTCGCCGAGGAGCGGCCCGGAAAGGAGCACCGAGATGGGCGAGAACATCGCCGAGCGCCCCGCCACCTGGCTGGACGGTCATCTGGCCCCCGTCCCCGACGAGACCGACGCCCGCGACCTCCAGGTCACCGGCGTGCTGCCCCCCGAACTGACCGGCCGCTACCTGCGCAACGGGCCGAACCCCAAGCCCGGCGAGCCGAGCAGGCACTGGTTCACCGGCCACGGGATGATCCACGGCATCCGGCTGCGGGACGGCCGCGCCGAGTGGTACCGCAACCGGTGGGTGCGGACCGACGCCTACC is a genomic window of Actinomadura citrea containing:
- a CDS encoding amidase family protein; this encodes METAFFERMTVSDLLRAMAHGLLTAEELTGRCLKRIELLNPLLHAVISVNPHALAEARKVDRLRASGFPLGPLSGIPVLVKDNIDTLGLPTTAGSEALRHALPHRDAELVVRLRRSGAIILGKANLTEWAAYRSEIPHNGWSPVGGQTRNPYVLDRSPFGSSSGSAVAAAAGLAPVTIGTETFGSIVSPSGMNGVVGFKPSLGRVSGAGIVPISPYQDTAGPITRNVADAGAVFEVIATSRRAIRLEPGLLAGTRIGLWSGVRKSASHQDENRVLAEATAKLHELGATIVEVDLSVFDTSEVLSYEFKVSINDYLSSIGGDGPHDLDELIAFRSHPAERTSDLGLAKFERAQDSDMARRPSDYLEERVQITEEARDSLDRVFVRHRLDAIMSPTNGRAPEISERDFAWLHSCGPAAVGGYPSITVPAGYADSQLPLGVSFTGRRNRDEELLGLAYSFEQATLARKRPLYLPTLPV
- a CDS encoding GNAT family N-acetyltransferase, whose translation is MAVNQSVRLRPAEPDDYDRIVGVVDDWWGRPIRSILPRLFLDHFHRTSLVAEDGVGLAGFLIGLLSPSMPDTAYIHFVGVAPRLRGNGLARRLYHQFFDLAATERRTKVKAITSPQNLGSVAFHAAMGFTVTGPVADYDGPAIDRVVFQLRLSPGREVGR
- a CDS encoding DUF3224 domain-containing protein, with protein sequence MTFQASGSFDIEAWDADKPYDEQGGNRLTRVHVGKTFHGDLVGTSSTELITVESPAGPVAYVGIEHVQGILHGREGTFVLQHSAGSEDGTADTQWLRWLIVPTSGTGELAGIRGVGQISVTEDGAHTWALEYTLD
- a CDS encoding TetR/AcrR family transcriptional regulator, which produces MPPVTGDATRERIIDAAEVCFGRFGVAKTTVEDIAAAAKLSRATVYRSVTGGRDELILAVVVRDLRRFLDRLAERLRRERSVSEAIVEGTLDAVNYVREEPAIAHFLVPEAAGHMQAAVAGAAEPVLALCCEYVRPYFDQAQRQRTLRADIEVEGTVEFLFRIITSLIVMDRDRDADGLRRFLRTYVVPVIAAPASGRTVSA
- a CDS encoding site-2 protease family protein encodes the protein MNGTAGEKRGGAAVRPSPVFLAVVGATVLCGLIAWRYGTILDKPGRIALFGFVISAWVLSLSLHEFGHAYMAYRSGDRSVAAKGYLTLNPLKYSDITLSFLIPVVFIVLGGIGLPGGAVWIDRHVIQGRLRHSLISAAGPLSNALFAIMLAVIFKNFADADHALFWSGLAFLAFLQVTATILNLLPIPGLDGFGIVEPYLPRRLADQANAYGGYAFLILIALLWLGPINEGFFNVIYYLTDAIGLGEFPFRVNGSIDHFPIELGHYLFQWWKN
- a CDS encoding TetR/AcrR family transcriptional regulator → MTEPTKRPATKQARRAPAPDERTLDAERSRRLLLDAALEEFSAKGYAGARVQDIADRAGVNKQLINYYFGGKEGLYCELHRRWLKREAEFNDPDVPFDEIVGRYLRHVLDDPRGTRLNAWRGLTEDLDDIPPGPREDLSDIERRQAAGELPGDLDPAAIMFAVMALVSAPVTKPLAVRHVFGMDPESPEFQEHYAEQLRRIVRHLTG
- a CDS encoding NAD(P)H-binding protein — protein: MILVTGATGNVGRHLVGELLTAGAAVRALSRDPATANLPSEAQVARTDEMPLDGVTSLFLNPAVFWHGLDDLLARAVDRGVRRVVMLSSAAALDDDPSNDLAVHHLAIERAIEATGMEWTFTRPGEFASNALGWREAIRAGAPVREPYATARSTPIHERDIAAVAAKALLTDALVGAKPVLTGPEQLTHPEMVGLIGEAAGRPARFEEVAPEQAREEMLGRPYMREGLVDVLLRLRARAVDHPAAPSGEVERITGRPGRTFKEWAADHADDFR
- a CDS encoding PadR family transcriptional regulator gives rise to the protein MSLRHAVLGLIAEMDGASGYDLLKMFEISLGNVWPARQSQLYGELGKLAETGLIEVAEEGPRGRKAYRITESGRAELRHWLVDVPSKGSRKDESLLRVFFLGLVEPAEARRYMRGHVAGLGEYLDELTALEKNVDWGEDDLSVYGRLVIEYGKRFAAMRRDWFDWASREIESLGERERAAERG